A genomic segment from Streptosporangium roseum DSM 43021 encodes:
- a CDS encoding FAD-binding oxidoreductase: MLWSGWGDPAKAAALPAPIRGLLRDLLGVREPETPAASFGEVRLPVAALSPLVLSELGGIVGADHVRSDDDARIRHTRGKSTPDLMRMRAGDGSDAPDAVVLPGSHAEVLELLRACAAHRVAVVPFGGGTSVVGGLVAARQGFAGVVALDLARLNRLVSVDAESMVVEIEPGLRAPQAERLLAGHGLTLGHFPQSFEYATLGGFAAARSSGQASAGYGRFDDMVVGLTVATPRGTLDLGRAPKSAAGPDLRQVILGSEGAFGVITSLRLRVRRAPAERIYEGWRFASFAEGSAALRRLAQDGPLPTVLRLSDETETMIGLARPEEIGGPAAGAGCLVIAGYEGSSEVADLRERAAAVLAGLGGVPLGPGPGESWAHGRYSAPYLRDSLLAEGATVETLETAGFWSNLPRLYDAVRLSLHASLGSPLVMCHVSHVYGTGASLYFTVVTAQSGDPLAQWEGAKRAVNEAIVAAGGTISHHHGVGRDHREAYAAEIGDLGVEILRGIKGRLDPEGILNPGVLIA; this comes from the coding sequence ATGCTCTGGTCCGGCTGGGGCGATCCCGCCAAGGCCGCCGCACTGCCCGCGCCGATCCGCGGGCTGCTGCGGGACCTGCTGGGCGTGCGGGAGCCGGAGACCCCGGCCGCGAGCTTCGGCGAGGTGCGGCTGCCCGTGGCGGCGCTCTCCCCGCTCGTCCTGAGCGAGCTGGGGGGCATCGTCGGCGCCGACCACGTCCGCTCCGACGACGACGCGCGCATCCGGCACACCCGGGGCAAGTCCACCCCCGATCTGATGCGCATGCGCGCGGGGGACGGCTCCGACGCCCCCGACGCCGTGGTGCTGCCCGGATCGCACGCCGAGGTGTTGGAGCTGCTGCGGGCCTGTGCCGCGCACCGGGTCGCGGTGGTCCCGTTCGGTGGCGGCACCTCGGTCGTCGGCGGCCTGGTGGCCGCGCGGCAGGGCTTCGCCGGGGTCGTCGCCCTCGACCTGGCCCGACTGAACCGGCTGGTCTCGGTGGACGCCGAGTCGATGGTGGTGGAGATCGAGCCGGGGCTGCGCGCGCCCCAGGCCGAGCGGCTCCTCGCCGGGCACGGGCTCACCCTGGGCCACTTCCCCCAGTCCTTCGAGTACGCCACGCTGGGCGGTTTCGCCGCGGCCCGCTCCAGCGGCCAGGCCTCGGCGGGATACGGCCGCTTCGACGACATGGTCGTCGGGCTGACCGTGGCCACCCCCCGGGGCACCCTCGACCTGGGCCGCGCGCCCAAGTCCGCCGCCGGTCCCGACCTGCGCCAGGTGATCCTCGGCTCCGAAGGCGCCTTCGGCGTGATCACCTCTCTACGGCTCCGCGTGCGGCGCGCCCCCGCCGAGCGGATCTACGAGGGCTGGCGCTTCGCGTCGTTCGCGGAGGGGTCGGCGGCACTGCGGCGGCTCGCCCAGGACGGCCCGCTGCCCACCGTGCTCCGGCTGTCGGACGAGACCGAGACGATGATCGGCCTGGCCAGGCCGGAGGAGATCGGCGGACCGGCGGCCGGCGCGGGCTGCCTGGTCATCGCGGGCTACGAGGGATCCTCCGAGGTGGCCGATCTGCGGGAGCGCGCCGCCGCGGTGCTGGCCGGGCTCGGCGGCGTCCCCCTCGGCCCCGGGCCCGGGGAGTCCTGGGCGCACGGCCGCTACTCCGCGCCCTACCTGCGCGACTCCCTGCTCGCCGAGGGGGCCACGGTGGAGACGCTGGAGACCGCCGGGTTCTGGTCCAACCTGCCCCGCCTCTACGACGCCGTACGGCTGTCGCTGCACGCCTCGCTCGGCTCGCCGCTGGTGATGTGCCACGTCTCCCACGTCTACGGCACGGGCGCCTCGCTCTACTTCACGGTCGTCACGGCCCAGAGCGGGGACCCCCTGGCCCAGTGGGAGGGGGCCAAGCGGGCGGTCAACGAGGCGATCGTCGCGGCCGGCGGCACGATCTCGCACCACCACGGCGTCGGCCGCGACCACCGGGAGGCCTACGCCGCCGAGATCGGCGACCTGGGCGTGGAGATCCTGCGCGGGATCAAGGGCCGGCTCGACCCGGAGGGGATCCTCAACCCCGGGGTGCTGATCGCCTGA
- a CDS encoding WhiB family transcriptional regulator: MSQVRRQTARPRPSWGWQDDAACRGEDLVLFFGPDGERQPERDIRERKAKAICAQCPVRAECLDYALSRPEKYGTWGGLNEDERASERRRRMRRAASAGISAVA; this comes from the coding sequence ATGTCTCAGGTACGTCGGCAGACCGCCCGGCCTCGGCCCAGCTGGGGCTGGCAGGATGACGCCGCGTGCCGGGGCGAGGACCTCGTGCTCTTCTTCGGTCCCGACGGCGAGCGTCAGCCCGAGCGTGACATTCGCGAGCGTAAGGCCAAGGCCATCTGCGCCCAGTGCCCCGTACGCGCCGAATGCCTCGACTACGCACTGTCCCGTCCGGAGAAGTACGGCACCTGGGGCGGTCTGAACGAGGACGAGCGCGCCTCCGAGCGTCGCCGTCGCATGCGCCGCGCCGCCAGCGCCGGCATCAGCGCCGTCGCCTGA
- a CDS encoding glycerol-3-phosphate dehydrogenase/oxidase, producing MPVNSSLNAARRSRELAEAGDLVVDVLVVGLGATGAGAALDAASRGLSVAAIDAHDLAFGTSRWSSKMIHGGLRYLAKGQVKVAHESAVERGVLLRHTAPHLVRAQPYLLPLTPAVSGGRAATVMTGYRLGDGLRMAARTPRRLLPGPSRISAGRALSLAAPLSPHGLRGALLSWDGRLVDDARLVVALARTAASWGARILTRCRALELAGDGARVRDELTGSTFAIRARTVVNATGVWAAQLDPDIRMRPSRGTHLVLRPETLPGLRAGLHVPIPGESNRFALVLPQPDGRVYVGLTDEPVEGPVPDVPQAPEEDVAFLLDVLNSVLGVPLGRQDVAGTYAGLRPLLAAGGRTADLSREHALLTSRSGVVTVVGGKLTTYRRMAEDAVDRVVALGRLGAGGSRTARLPLVGTGPARKAGAAPDRAGAAPDRAGAAPDRLRERYGSEAGAVRALMAEDPALAEPVPTGITRAELVWAVRHEGALDVDDLLDRRTRIGLVPEDRAAALPAARAALAY from the coding sequence GTGCCCGTGAACTCCTCCCTCAACGCCGCCCGCCGCTCGCGCGAACTCGCCGAAGCCGGGGACCTCGTGGTGGACGTGCTGGTGGTCGGGCTGGGCGCCACCGGCGCCGGAGCCGCGCTCGACGCCGCCTCCCGGGGCCTGTCCGTGGCCGCGATCGACGCCCACGACCTGGCCTTCGGCACCTCCAGGTGGAGTTCCAAGATGATCCACGGCGGGCTCCGCTACCTGGCCAAGGGCCAGGTGAAGGTGGCGCACGAGAGCGCGGTGGAGCGCGGCGTCCTGCTCCGGCACACCGCCCCGCACCTGGTCAGGGCCCAGCCGTACCTGCTGCCGCTGACCCCCGCGGTCTCCGGCGGCCGGGCCGCGACGGTGATGACCGGCTACCGGCTCGGCGACGGGCTGCGGATGGCCGCGCGCACTCCCCGCCGGCTCCTCCCCGGGCCGTCACGGATCTCCGCGGGCCGGGCCCTCTCCCTCGCCGCCCCGCTGAGCCCGCACGGCCTGCGCGGCGCGCTGCTGTCCTGGGACGGTCGGCTGGTCGACGACGCGCGGCTGGTGGTCGCGCTGGCCAGGACGGCCGCGTCCTGGGGGGCGAGGATCCTGACCCGCTGCCGGGCGCTGGAGCTGGCCGGGGACGGGGCACGGGTCCGCGACGAGCTCACCGGGAGCACCTTCGCGATCCGGGCCAGGACGGTGGTCAACGCCACCGGTGTCTGGGCGGCCCAGCTCGACCCGGACATCCGGATGCGGCCGTCACGCGGCACCCACCTGGTGCTCCGACCGGAGACCCTGCCCGGCCTCAGGGCCGGGCTGCACGTGCCGATCCCGGGAGAGAGCAACAGGTTCGCGCTGGTGCTCCCCCAGCCCGACGGCCGGGTCTACGTCGGCCTGACCGACGAGCCGGTGGAGGGTCCCGTCCCGGATGTCCCGCAGGCCCCGGAGGAGGACGTGGCGTTCCTGCTCGACGTTCTGAACTCCGTGCTGGGAGTGCCGCTCGGGCGCCAGGACGTGGCCGGGACCTACGCCGGGCTGCGGCCGCTGCTCGCCGCCGGGGGACGCACCGCCGACCTGTCCCGGGAGCACGCACTGCTGACCTCCCGGAGCGGGGTCGTGACGGTCGTGGGCGGCAAGCTGACCACCTACCGGCGGATGGCCGAGGACGCGGTGGACCGCGTCGTGGCCCTGGGGCGCCTCGGCGCGGGGGGCAGCCGGACGGCACGGCTGCCGCTGGTCGGAACCGGACCCGCCCGGAAGGCCGGGGCCGCTCCGGACCGGGCCGGGGCCGCTCCGGACCGGGCCGGGGCCGCTCCGGACCGGCTGCGGGAGCGGTACGGGAGCGAGGCGGGGGCCGTGCGGGCGCTGATGGCCGAGGATCCCGCGCTGGCCGAGCCGGTGCCGACCGGGATCACCCGGGCCGAGCTGGTCTGGGCCGTCAGGCACGAGGGCGCGCTGGACGTCGACGACCTGCTGGACCGCCGGACCCGGATCGGCCTGGTCCCCGAAGACCGGGCCGCGGCCCTGCCCGCCGCGCGGGCGGCGCTGGCGTACTGA
- a CDS encoding sucrase ferredoxin — MATGSVAGEAARGCAHPRGCHTGDLPVLASATVGARFWLLIEHSGPWASHLEDCRLPEDVHTLIKRATHLGIRPQLIRRPGRRNPHGTGIHVMVADSTAAQPWLAEGVIAGPDDLDMDALVAGVVPESCILVSEPVFLVCTHAKRNACCARIGLPLARALAEMLPDRVWETSHVGGDRYAANLVCLPHGLYYGSMSQAAAIAAADAYRSGEVILDRFRGRAGIPEPLQAAEHFVRSHTGELSVGGVAVESSRSDGDTTEAFVRGSDARFRVVVEPMTLTTPCGTACADTITTYRLVTLDRLAPVRYATSALT, encoded by the coding sequence GTGGCCACGGGGAGCGTTGCGGGTGAGGCGGCCAGGGGCTGCGCGCACCCTCGGGGATGCCACACGGGCGACCTGCCGGTTCTCGCCAGCGCGACGGTAGGAGCCCGGTTCTGGCTGCTCATCGAGCATTCCGGCCCCTGGGCCTCCCACCTGGAGGACTGCCGCCTTCCCGAAGACGTGCACACTCTTATCAAACGGGCCACGCACCTCGGCATCCGGCCCCAGCTCATCCGCCGCCCGGGGCGGAGAAACCCCCACGGGACCGGCATTCACGTCATGGTCGCCGACTCCACGGCCGCCCAACCGTGGCTCGCAGAGGGCGTCATCGCAGGTCCAGACGATCTTGACATGGACGCTTTGGTGGCCGGAGTGGTCCCGGAGTCCTGCATACTTGTGAGTGAGCCGGTTTTTCTGGTCTGCACGCATGCCAAGCGCAACGCGTGCTGCGCCCGCATTGGACTACCCCTCGCTCGCGCTCTGGCGGAAATGTTGCCAGACAGAGTATGGGAAACATCACATGTTGGCGGCGATCGATACGCCGCCAACCTCGTGTGCTTGCCACACGGGCTTTACTACGGCAGCATGTCTCAGGCTGCTGCGATCGCGGCAGCCGACGCGTACCGGTCCGGCGAGGTCATCCTCGACCGTTTCCGGGGACGCGCAGGCATCCCTGAGCCATTGCAAGCCGCCGAGCATTTCGTCCGCTCCCACACGGGCGAGCTCTCGGTCGGCGGAGTGGCCGTGGAATCCTCCAGGTCGGACGGCGACACCACCGAGGCGTTCGTGCGCGGTAGTGACGCTCGTTTTCGGGTAGTGGTTGAACCCATGACGCTAACAACGCCATGTGGTACGGCTTGCGCCGACACGATCACTACCTATCGGCTGGTCACGCTGGACAGGCTCGCGCCTGTGCGGTACGCCACGTCCGCCCTCACCTGA
- a CDS encoding TetR/AcrR family transcriptional regulator, giving the protein MTSIRHNTTMGNGDPVLDAAREMVLAVGVRRTTLTDVARRAGLSRMTIYRRWPDVRGLVADLMTREWVLVASRFATEDPITAAVGVVRELRDHPLWRKIVEVDPELLLPYLLHRRGSSHEAMLALVESAIARGQALGTVRPGDPGTLARSVLLTAQSFLLSGPTMLGPLTQDDLDAELATLLERYLCP; this is encoded by the coding sequence ATGACGTCCATCCGTCACAATACGACCATGGGAAACGGCGACCCGGTCCTCGACGCCGCCCGCGAGATGGTGCTCGCGGTCGGGGTGCGGCGGACCACGCTCACCGACGTGGCGCGCCGGGCCGGGCTGTCCCGGATGACGATCTACCGCCGCTGGCCCGACGTGCGCGGCCTCGTCGCCGACCTGATGACCCGCGAATGGGTGCTCGTCGCGAGCCGCTTCGCCACCGAGGACCCGATCACCGCGGCGGTCGGGGTGGTGCGGGAGCTGCGCGACCATCCGCTCTGGCGAAAGATCGTCGAAGTGGACCCCGAGCTGCTCCTGCCCTATCTGCTCCACCGCAGGGGCTCCAGCCACGAGGCCATGCTCGCGCTCGTCGAGTCGGCGATCGCCCGGGGCCAGGCCCTGGGCACCGTACGGCCCGGCGATCCCGGGACGCTGGCCAGGTCCGTGCTGCTGACCGCCCAGTCCTTCCTGCTGTCCGGCCCGACCATGCTCGGCCCCCTCACCCAGGACGACCTGGACGCCGAGCTGGCCACGCTTCTGGAGAGGTACCTGTGCCCGTGA